In the Dermochelys coriacea isolate rDerCor1 chromosome 23, rDerCor1.pri.v4, whole genome shotgun sequence genome, ggatagcATGGTAAactaggtgcaagcaaacaatatgcattttgacatggctaaatgtaaatatcaaCATCTAGCAACAAAGAATACAGATCATGTTTACATGGTGGGAGATTATATCCTGAGAAACAGTGGATCAGAAACAGATTTCCAGGTCGTGGACAATCAACTGGGCATGAGCTCCCACTGAGACtctgtggtcaaaagggctaatgcaatcctgggatgtattaAGAAAGGAATCATGAGCAGGAGTGGAGAGgatattttacctctatatttggcaccgCTGTGGCCATTGCAGAAATACAgtattcagttctggtgcccacaatccaggaaggatgttgataaattggagagggtcatagaagagccacaagaatgattaaaggataagaaaacctgccttacagtaaTTGGcgcaaggagctcagtctattaacaaagagaagggtaagaGGTGACCTGATCACAGTCTACAAAAATCAAcctaggaacaaatatttaataatgggctcttcagtctagcagagaaaggtagaacaggatccaatggctggaagttgaagctagacaaattcagagtggaaatgaGGCATACATTTAGaatggtgagggtaattaaccactgacaATTTACCacgggttgtggtagattctccatctctggcaatGGTTGAGTCAAGAATGGATGTTTCTGTAAAAGCTCTGCGCTAGGAATTATTTAGGGAGAAGTTCTCTGCCCTGTactggagatcagactagatgatcacaaaggtaCGTTCTAGCCTTGGAGTCAATGAACCTATGATCCCCTGCCCCGCTATGGCACAATGGGGCACTGTGTAATCACAGGCCTCACTGGCTGTATATGGTGTCAAATTGAGCCCGTAGCCAATTACATGGACTAGAAACGTGGGTCACTTTGTCCAGAGTAGGTCTGGTATCTCCCATTGTTGTGGCCAATTTGCATCTTAGCTAATTAATCCTGAACCTGTAACTTTCTCTGGGAGCTATGATTGGACTTAGTTTGCTTCCTCACTTCCTGTTTTAAACAGCTGGGCCATACTTCCCTGTCCTGTTTCTCAGTTGCCTGGCCCTACCCAAGAGGTGGCTTCATTTCAGTGGTGAGGAGAGATCCTGTTCAGCCGTTCTCATGCAGTCTCTGTGTGTGGAGCCAGTTCAGACTAACAGagtttaaggctggaagggagcGTTTTGAGCATTGAGTCAGGCCATTGGCAAAACATGGTGAGAGAATCTCTCGAGCCAAGGGCACAACTTAACCTaccctgaaggatgatccctcactttcacagacctagggagacaggccagtcctcgcttacaaacagtcccccacctgaagcaaatactcaccagcaactacacatcacacaacaaaaactctaaccaggaatcaatccctgcaacaaaccctgttgccaactctgtctgcatagttattcaagggacaccatcataggacctaaccacttcagccacaccatcaggggcttgttcatctgcacatctaccaatgcgatatatgccatcatgtgccagcaatgtccctctgccatgtacgttgggcAGACCAGACCATCTCTATGCAagagaataaatgggcacaaatcagacataaaaaattgtaacattcaaaaaccagtaggagaacacttcaatctccctggacactcaataacagattaaaagtggcaattcttcaacaaaaaaacttcaaaaaacaaactccaatgagaaatggcagaactggaattaatttgcgaactggataccatcaaattaggcctgaataaagactgggagtggatgggtcactacaaaaagtaattttccctctgctgattctcacaccttcttgtgaactggtggtaatgggccaccttgattacattggccttgttagcactacaaaagtaatttttcctcgcttggtattcaccccttcttgtcaactgttgagaataggccacttccaccttaattgaattgactcgttagcactgactccccacttggtaaggcagctcccatcttttcatgtgctagaatatatattctgcttactgtatttttcactccatgcatctgatgaaatgggttttagcctacgaaagcttatgcccaaataaattcgttagtctctaaagtgccacaaggactactCATTGTTTtcacggatacagactaacatggctactgctCTGGAACTTGCTTGAGTTACAGATTTTTACGACAGACGCCCAGTCTTCTTCCTGTATAGACTTAAAGTGCCAGGGGATCTCACACGTCCCTAGATACattgttccaataattaattaaACTCACTGTTATCAATGCCCTGATATTTCTGAATATATCTAGCTTCAGTCACTGGATCTCCTTCTGTTTTTGTCTGCTGGATTCGAGAGCCCTCTGTGTCTAAAAATCTCATCCCCCGAAAGGTACTGAGCATgtgtaatcaagtcatctcttaactttctcttgaTTAAACTAAATAGAGTGTCTTATGTTTTTCATTGTGATGCTGGTTTTCCAGACCCCAGACCCTACTTGatgctcttttctgaactgttTCCAATTGGTCTCATCCCGTTTAAAGAGTGGACACCAGAGCTGGATACAAtatccagtaatggtctcactaatgctgtatacagaggtgtccaggttccttccccactctgaactctaggttacatatgtggggacctgcatgaaaacctcctaagcttacttttaccagcttaggttaaaacttctccaaggcacaaactattttaccttttgcccttggacttcactgccaccaccaaacatctaactggttggtttttttttgtttttttaaattaggaaagccgtttggaaacgtctttccccccaaaatcctcaccaaatccaaaaccttgcacccccttcctggggaaggtttggtaaaaatcctcaccaatttgcataggtgaacacagacccaaacccttggatcttaagaacaatgaaaaaaacattcagtttcttaaaagaagaattttaataggagaaaaagtaaaagaatcacctctgtaaaatcaggatggtaaattagattcaaaacaaagagaatccctctaggcaaaaccttaagttacaaaaagacacaaaaacaggaatatccattcctgtcagcacagcttattttctcagccatttaaagaaatcagaatctaatgcatatctaactagattacttacttaaattctaagactccattcctgttctgtccccggcaaaaagcatcacacagacaatcacagaccctttgtttttcccctcctccagctttgaatgcatcttgtctcctcattggtcattgtggtcaggtgccaataaggttatcttagcttcttaaccctttacaggtgcaagggtttttcctctggccaggagggattttaaaggtgtttacccttccctttatatttatgacaggaggtgATACTACTTTTCTGATCCTACTCAACATCATTCTCCAATTTATACATTCTCGGATTGCGGTGGCCCTCCTAGCTACAGCACCGAGcagagagctcatgttcagttgatttcTACCATGACCACTAAATTCTTTGCAAAGTCATTCTTTTCCACATTACAGTCCCCTGTACTGTAcatgtgacctacattctttggcCTATATCCCAAAAGGGAGCCTTGAAGACACGGGCCTTTGTTCCTAGGTGTGTGACCTCACACTCGTCTGTACTTAAATACATGTTGTTCAAATGAGTTCATCTTACGAAGTGACCCATTTTGCTCTGTAGAAAGGACCTGGCCTCATCATTATTTATGCTCTATTTATCATGCTCTACTAGTCTGTGTGTTCCTGCAGACTAACAATGAATTGATTTACTCTTCtagatcactgataaagatattgaatagcactgtATCAAGACCAGATCCCCGAGAGACCCCAGCAGAAACACACCCCCTGGGATGACTATTCCTGGtttacaattatttttgagagccactttttaatccatttgatcTGGGCTATGTTGGTTCTGCATAGTGTTAATGTTTATCAGAATGTCAGACTCCTTACAGAGTTTAAGTATGTGCAGCCTTGTggcaggtggagccagcagcaagggtCATGGTCCATACAAAACAGaagaaacaatacaaaacaaaagcaaaacagaaccggctcgagcccccacccactgATCTGGGAAAATTAACCACCATCTTGGGCGCCTCACAAAGGCAATACTTGCCAACTTGCAAGCACTGACTCTTTGTATAGCAAAGAAAATATACAATGAAAAGGCAAAAGGAACCCGCATTAGTTTGGGAAAACACTACAACCACCATTCAAAAGCATATGACCATGAGCAAATACCCACCCCAGAGTATGTTGGGCAAGTGTCCTTTCCCTCATTCAGATCGTGCTTACATATAGTACATAAATACTGTTATATTTATCAACCGAACCTGTAATCCTGCTTCTTCCCAAAGGCAAAACAGAAATACTGATCTCCcatgtctgccttttctgcatccttATTGACAATGTTACCATCCCTGCCATGCATCGGATCTAGGCCATTCCTAGGATTTCTGTTTGTTCCTGATACATTACAAATACTACTTTTTACTGTAACTACTCCTTTTTGATTGGAGCAGTTAGCTAATTTTCAGGACCAAGTGGGTTGTTTCTGATAGAAGGGGAGATTGAAGATGCTGTAGCTAAGCGGGCATAAGTGGAGGAATATCAAGTAAGAGGAGGGAGACAGTTATTAACATTGCTGGATTTCAGCAATGGAGTCCTGGTTATGTACAAAGCATGTACAAAGTCACGTCTCGCTGAACACAGCAGAAAtcaaacaaaaggagagagagtttcGTTGCTCACAGGTCAAAGTCTCTCTCAGCTCCCCCTGACCCCAAAGCTCTTAGCATGTTTCAGAAGGTCACATGATCATCGATTCTCTGGCTGTGTCTGGGCTTCTTTGCTCCTTCTCTGCATCATTCTCTGTAACTTAAGACTCGGATAAAGATTCAGCATCAGCCCCATCTGTTGGTATTGGTGCTGTCTGCACTGATCACTagacctttcccctccccactgccagttAAATGATAATTAAAGCAATAACTTCTAGGAACCCAGGTACTCTGCCATCCACACAGGTTTCCTTGTCACTCTGCCTGCTTGAGTCCTATATTCGCTCATGGAGACATCAGTAGGTGGATCTAGATTATCAGTGAGTTCAGGGCTCATGCCCTTTCCGTGAGGCCTATCTGTTGTGGACAGGCTGTCTGTAGAAGATGGCAGTGTGCTGAGGTAAGCTGCATGCTCTTGCTTTCAGTATCAGCAAGGATAAGTTGTTCAGCTTTTAATGACCATGTAAAGTCCCCTCCAAAAAGGAGTAcatttgggattgttttccaggaggCTTTTTCCAGTCGTGTAGCCACTGCTGCACCTTCTGTCCTTCCTGCACGGGCACTCCATTCTCCTCTCTCCTGGCATCTCATGTCTGCCACGCTCCCTTCTAGCTCATCTTTTCCTCCACTTGCTGGAATGCTGTCCTCAGGCCACCGAGACAAGGCCAGGGTTACGCTACACCATTACttcggtataactacgttgctcagggctgtgaaaaatcctcacccctgagtgacgtagctatGCTGACTTCAACTCCCCACGTAGaaagtgctatgttggcaggacagCATCTCCCATGGATATacctactgcctctcatggagatggagttagtaaatgtgatgaagtgggaatgttcttaaagttttctctgaatattgtgggggtgcctcagtttccccatgcagttcttaagtatctacatggtgggataagggtgtatgatcattgcagagccctagaggtcAGGTGCGGGCAGGGGTTTGGACACAGAGAAtagccaacaccctgtttcctggcaactgatggcctggcccttccccactgcaaggagctaaagggttggagaacaaaggaatcaggtgacctcctggccccgggaaagggacaaagcccagaggaggaggggctggagggtgagtcagtttggggctgactAGGGACATGAAGttaagtgcagacggggttgtctggctcattgcgctcccccaaaatggacccggctgaggggtcctgttctctgtacctacaagctctgttttagaccatgttcgtgtcatctaataaacctctgttgtACTGGCCGGCTAAGAGTCACGcctgactgcaaagttggggtgcaggaccctctggcttccccaggaccccacctaggcagacttgctgtgggaagcgcacggaggggcagaggatgctgaatgctctgaggtcagacccaggaagggggaagctgtgtgagctttttgccctgcagacagtctaCTCACAGatagacttcaccagagtcctgcctggctttgtagggagcagttccagagcatcgcctggggactccgcTACAGTAAGCCAAACAGAGAGCTTGTCCCTCGGCTGAGAGCAGtagttttcaatctgtggtccgcTGGCCCTGGGTGtttgcagactatgtctaaggggtcaacaaaaggttgttgttaccatagaactgtggttttcagcctgtgatCCATGAATGCTTGATGGTCCACAGTCTatgtctgagatttccaaaggggtccccACCTCCATTCAAAATCTTTTcagggtccgcaaatgaaaagaggttgatgcttagagcatcttcatcagAAGCACCACAGCACTGCAgctacaatggtgcagctgcaagTTTATAGTGTTGACCTGCCCTAAGACTCCTCTGTATCTCTGACTTGTGTAGGAGCAGGGGGCCTGGCCAGTTCTTGCTGCCTGAACATCAAGTCACTGGGAAGCCTGGTAGGAAGTGGCCCGGGGCAGGGACTAGCTATATTCCTGTGGGAAGTTGGCATGTTTCAATTGGAgccctgctgactcagtggcagaatgctccaccactgttagggccctggactgggactcagtgGAGCCTGGTGGGCCCAAGTCCCCCTACTCCAGCCACCTCTTCCCCTCAGGTGGCAGCCCATTGGCTCTGGCTGCAAAGCCTTACCCCCTTGTGGATAAGGGCAACTCTGCAGATTCTagccattgggccacacagccctgagggAGAGGGCATCCATATCAACCCTTACCATTAGGGATCTCTACCCCTGAGGAGATGGGCAGCCAAATTGACTTTGACCACTAGGCCATACAGTCCTGGAGACAGAGCCAATCATATCAACTCTAGCCATTTGGCCTCACTACCCTGAGGCAGAGGGCAGTTCAGAGGATGGGGTGCACTTACCCCATCacaagtgacttgatcacagtctgcaaGTACCTATTGTGGCAAGATGGCCAATTTTAGTtcagtgggtcctgcgcttttcttggcaAGGAGCTAAGATaccaccctttgcccctgctcttgggtgctaAGGGCCCCCTActagcccaggaaggtggtagaggagggaagcaggggagaggtctgggtttgctccttgaTCTGAGTTCCAGCCCCTTTCAACGGCTGTAGGGTTTCTTACCCTTATCGCCCTTAGGCAGGGTTACCctcagtccttagatgctggggagGGGAATCTCCCTTACTCTAATTCTCAGGTCTTCCAGCTCTCTCTCAACACACCTCCAAACTCCCATCCTTCCTTCTCTAGCTGCCTGatgcagggggttttattaggttcctaacagggccttaactgactgcaggtgctccaattaaccagcagccaccttccctagtctacagggaaccacgccttaattagccttgagtttATATATCTAGCACTCTCACACTGCTCCCTGGCCTTCCTGTATCACACTATATAGGGAACAAACTGTCTAGCTGAGAAGGGTAAAGTATGAtctaatggctagaagttgaagctggacaaattcagactggaaataaggtatacatgagagtaattaagcattggaacaattttccaagggttgtggtggattctccattgttaGCAATTTTTGAATCAAGATTGGAAATTTTTCTAAAccatctgctctaggaattgtttcaTGGCACTTTGGTCTTAtgcaattagaaagttagcaaccctgcCCTGTTGCCATGTCGTAATGGGAACAGTGTTCCCTACGCTTTCCGTGTCCGACACTGCTGAGCGCTCACTAACTGTAAAGCAAGTCAGGGTGCTATCCCCCACTCTGCTCTTCCTAAATGAGGAGTGTTGCCTGTTTGTTGCATTAGCCATAGTGGGGCCTTGATGGGTGTTTCTGGGAAGAGGAGAAATTAATCACACAAGTCAGGTGTTTCTTTGGTGTGATCTGGTTTATTTacaaagttctgtttccctgaacacagtggAGACGAGCAACAGCTggcagtttccttgctctcaATTTCCAGAGTctgcctctccagccactcctgtGTCTCAAGGTGCTACGTTCCCTGGGTCACTAATGACCAGATGCACAGGAACCTGAGTGTTTATTCCCTTGGGTGTTTGCAGGCTCAGGCATTTCAGAAGTGGCTCCGCTCCGACTGGTGGATGGCCCGAGTCGCTGCGCTGGAAGAGTTGAGGTGCTTCATAACTAGCAGTGGGGAACCGTGTGTGATGACAGCTGGGGCTTGTCTGAGGCTGAAGTcttgtgcaggcagctgggctgtgggacAGCATTATCAGTGCCACTTGGGGCTCACTTTGGGCAAGGATCTGACCGTTTGTGGCTGGATGAGGTTAACTGCACAGGGGCAGAAGCTGCCCTCACTGAATGCACGGCTAAGCCTTGGGAGAGCATAGCTGTAACCGTGGAGAAGATGCCGGTGTTGTGTGCTCAGGTAACCCCCAGGGCGGGAGGAGCCTGTGCTgctggaagtggggtgggggctctgcagaGGGTCCTAACCCCTGAGAATCAGCCTAGGTGTGGTGGTGTATGTGTGCGTCTCTGTACCTGTTTGTGGCAGTGTTTGTGCAGGTGTGTGTGAAGGGGTGTGCATGGGAGTCTATGAATATCTGCATACATGTGCAGCagtgcatgtgtgcatgtggcagtgtgtgtgtgtgtgtgtgtgtgtttgaggcaGTGTGGGTGTGCATAGGGACATATGGGGGTTATGCATGGGATTGCGTGTGTGggggtgcagtgtgtgtgtgtgtatttgtgagtGCATGCGTGCACACGGGTGGGGTGATATAGAAATGGCTCCTCTCTGCTCTGTGCAGACACGCACACCCCATCCGCGTGCGGTGCCGGGTATCCAGGCACGTGGCGGCAGGGAACAGCCTCTCGTGCCCTGTGCTTTGTGTTTCAGATCAGGGCCAGCTGAGGCTGCGGCTGACAAGTGGTCCAAGCTCCTGCTCCGGGGCGAGTGGAGGTGCTAATTAACAACACCTGGGGTGCCGTGTCTGACACTGGCTGGGGCCTGACGGAGGTGGGGGTGGTGTGCAAGCAGCTGGGCTGTGGCACAGCACTGTCAGCCCTGGGCGTTGCTCAGTTCGGTCACAGGGCCGGCGACATCTGGCTGGAGGGCGTGAGCTGCTTGGGCCAGGAGTCTCTCATCACTGAGTGCCAGCTGAGCTGGCTGGGTCCCAGGCTGTGTGGCCGTGGCTCCGAGGCCAGCGTGGTGTGTGCTGGGCAGGCCGGTGAGTGATCAGCGCTGTGCACCGTAGCCATGCCCATGTTCCTGCAGACATGGGGTGGGCGGCAGTGACACCCTGGCCATGCCAGGGGGTGGCCGGTCTCCAGGGGGGCAGTACCAGGGCTCCTGCTCACCACACCGAGGGACTGGCTGTCCCAGCGGTTCCgacagccctgctcagcctgggGCACCACTCCTGGGTCTctgagcagcctcctctgccaTGGGGCTCCTTCTcctgccagccctggctctggtgCTGGAGGCTGCGACCCCTGCAGGCAAACCCAGAGCACAGatctggggggcagagagcctgtggggtctgggagaggagtctagggggcagggctgtaggagcagctggggaggggcctCTGGAAGCTGGTGCCCACAACCCTCTGTCTTACCCATCCCCCCTGCCCACTCCTTGGGCTGGGACTggtccctgcacccccagtttTTTACCAGAACATCTGGtccaaaagggaccctggtggctacggtcagcactgctgactgggccattgacTGTCCGGTTGGCGGCGccgtgcagcagggctggcaggctccctgcggcTCCCGgaaagcagccggcatgtcccctctctggatCCTACACGttgggcagtcagggggctccacatgctacccccgccccaagcactgcctCTGcaacttccattggccaggaaccacgggcAATGGGAGCAGTGCCTGTGAAccaggcagcacgcagagcctcctggccactCCACCAAGTAGGAGCCAaagtggggacatgccactgtttccaggagcagcttgaggtaagtgctgcccagagcctgcacccctgacttcctcccagtcctctgcccctgctccagccccgatccctctcctgccctctgaaccccttgatcccagccaagagcaccctcctacaccccaaacccctcatccacagccccacgccagagcccgcacccccagccagagccctcactctcccgtgctgtgccccaaccccctaccccagaccAGAGCCCTCTGAACCCCTgagccctcttctgcaccccaaaccccacatccctaTCCctatccccatcccagagcctgcatccccagctggagccctcactctcCCCCGCCatgccccacctccctgccccagtcctgatccccctcccactctctgaacccctcagtcccagcctggagcaccctcctaaccccaaacccctcatccccagcctcaccccagagtctgcacccgcagccagagccctcataccccctgtaccccaactccctgcccccagcccagagccctctcccaccctctgaaccacTGAGCCCAagcccagaccccctcctgcaccccaaacccctcatcctcagtcccaccccagagcctgcaccccccactgaAGCCCATACCCTCCTCCCAGAAACccagcccccctgagccagcctggtgaaagtgagtgagggtggggagagcgagcgatggggcgggggggggggaatggagggagcgggtgggggcctcagagaaggagtggggcagggagctgggcaagggtgttcagttttgtgtgagtagaaagttggcaaccgcTGCGGCCCCAGGGCCCGGAGGAGCGCGCACTGTCCCCGCTGCGGCCCCGGGCCTGTGGCaggggggacagagcttctccggCCTTGGGGCtgaagttgggggggggcagagaggagcagatgTATTGTGGGGGCCACAGTGCGTGGGTGGAGTGGGTCAGGACTGTGGGTGGAACAGGCGCAGGGCTGCGGGCgaaggggcagaacagggtggggctgtgggcggggTGGCAGGCAGAAGAGGTAGGGAGGGGCCcctacttgctctggcccaggaccccaagaaaccttaatctgcctctggctGTTGGGGGGCCTGTGGGGTAggtttcccaaagggaaaacggaACACCACATGGGGATAGCCCAAGCCCTCCTCCCCAACCATGCGGGGCTGGTCCGAGCCGCTCACCTGAGTCCTGCTTGCCCCTCATACCATGctggggctggcattgctgctcacttgagccctgcctgccccccacccgatccctgcctttccctctgcacagggctggcatCGCTGCCTGTCCCCCAATGTTCTTCTGCACCCCACTTTTTGATatatgcccacttttgccaaaaagaccgggatggctgggaaagggactgtcctggccaaaacgggaTGTATGGCCATCCTACTATGCATGGGGGACAGAGTCGGGCCCAGGCAGgttatggggcaggggagggagtcaGCCTTGGCAGGGGCCTGTGGGTGTGGAGGGAGTCAGTCTCAGGGGCTGTGGGACAGAGACGGGGCACACTTCACTGCCTGGCTCTCTCCCCAGGCCCTGGGCTACTCTGCTCTGTGCTCCTCAGCCCGGGTGCCCTCGTGGTGCTGATCTGTGGGGCCCTGCTCTGCTGGAGGAGGCGTCGGGACAGAGCTGCTGGGAACCCCCTGGGTAAGAGCCCTGGACCCCtgcaggggagagaaagggggggctgggacaagggCTGCCCTGCTGTCCTGACCCAGGAATCCAGCACCAGCTGTGCTCAGGGCCACTGGCCAGGGGCTGCCATCCTAACTCAGAAGtccaaccccagctggagcccagtgccctgtccatGCCCTGTGCTGCCTCCCTGCATGGGGACCTGCTGCTCTCACAGCTACTGGGATCTCTGCTCTGACTGCCATGCCCAGGCCCACAGTCCTGGCCTGCAGGTGCCCCGTCCCTACAGCCCTGCCCTGGCAGTGGGGTCCCATTCACAAGGTGCCCTGGCATgctggctggggggagaagggggctagggttgccaggcatccgttttttgactggaacgcccagtcgaaaagggaccctggtggctcgggtcagcaccactgactgggccgttaaaagtccggtcggtggtgcagcagggctaaggcaggctccctccctgccctggatCTGcgcagctccccagaagtggccgcCATGTCCCTGTGACCCCTAGGTGCAGGGGTGATCAGGGAaactccacatgctgcccctgcccccaacgctggctccgcagctctcattggccgggaaccaagGTCTATGGGAgatgtgggggcagtgcctgctaGAGCAGGCAGAacgcagcgtgcagagccgcctggtgGCTGCGCTTCTGCCCCAGGGCCGGAcgtgccggccgcttccaggagctgcgtggagccaggataggcagggagcctgcattAAGCCCGCTGCGCTGCCGacgggagctgcctgagataagcGCTGtctggccggagcctgcaccccaaaccccctgtcccaggtcaaaaccccctcctgcaccctaactccctcccagagcccacacaccctcccacacctcagcacgctaccccagccctgagccccctcccacactccaaatcccttggccccagcctggagccccctcttgcacctcaaacccctcatccccagcttcatcccagagcccacacc is a window encoding:
- the LOC119847423 gene encoding antigen WC1.1-like; amino-acid sequence: MCASLYLFVAVFVQVGVVCKQLGCGTALSALGVAQFGHRAGDIWLEGVSCLGQESLITECQLSWLGPRLCGRGSEASVVCAGQAGPGLLCSVLLSPGALVVLICGALLCWRRRRDRAAGNPLGHVQLEELGAPGTPAWPQGVANPEPPEESHSEMTWLVREDAVL